One segment of Rosa chinensis cultivar Old Blush chromosome 6, RchiOBHm-V2, whole genome shotgun sequence DNA contains the following:
- the LOC112174617 gene encoding protein RADIALIS-like 3 yields the protein MASSSLKKHDSNSCWTPKQNKLFERALALYDKDTPERWQNVAKAVGGNKTAEEVKRHYDILLEDLRQIESGRVPLPNYKSLVTTATNVDEEERLLKYLKLQ from the exons TGACTCAAACAGCTGCTGGACACCAAAGCAGAACAAGTTGTTTGAGAGGGCTCTGGCCCTTTACGACAAGGATACCCCGGAACGGTGGCAAAATGTGGCCAAGGCTGTTGGCGGGAATAAAACAGCTGAGGAAGTGAAGAGACACTATGATATCCTACTTGAGGATCTCCGGCAAATTGAGTCCGGCCGGGTTCCTCTTCCCAACTACAAGTCCCTCGTAACCACCGCTACAAATGTCGATGAGGAAGAAAG GCTTCTGAAGTATCTTAAGCTGCAGTAG